A stretch of Lacipirellulaceae bacterium DNA encodes these proteins:
- a CDS encoding L-rhamnose isomerase, producing the protein MSNVEQAYQLASEQYAAHGVSTEKAIEQLQEIAVSLHCWQGDDVGGFENPDGELTGGIAVTGNYPGKARTADELRADLDQALSLIPGTHRLNLHACYAETGGKKVDRDQLSTEHFSNWIEWAAGKKMGLDFNPTYFSHPKSADGFTLSHQDAGIREFWIEHGRRCREIGAEMGKALGTPCINNVWIPDGYKDTPVDRRGPRERLGQSLDAIFADAIDPQHNRDAVECKLFGIGSESYVVGSHEFYLGYAVKNNKLLCLDAGHFHPTEVISDKISSVLQSVEEILLHVSRGVRWDSDHVVTYTDELQAIAQEIVRGGYLGRVHIGLDFFDASINRIAAWVIGTRATLRALLNALLEPVELLKEQEAEGDLTSRLAWLEESKNLPLGAVWDYYCQKQDVPVGPAWLQDVKQYEEKTLSERN; encoded by the coding sequence ATGTCGAACGTAGAACAAGCCTACCAACTAGCGAGTGAGCAGTATGCCGCCCACGGCGTCAGTACGGAGAAAGCGATTGAGCAACTCCAGGAGATCGCCGTCTCGCTGCATTGTTGGCAAGGAGACGACGTGGGAGGTTTTGAGAATCCCGATGGCGAGTTGACGGGCGGCATCGCCGTCACAGGGAACTATCCCGGCAAGGCTCGCACGGCCGATGAATTACGGGCCGATCTCGATCAAGCCCTCTCCTTGATTCCCGGGACTCATCGACTCAACCTGCACGCTTGCTATGCGGAAACCGGCGGCAAGAAGGTCGACCGGGATCAACTTTCCACAGAGCACTTTTCCAATTGGATCGAGTGGGCTGCGGGAAAGAAGATGGGGCTCGATTTCAACCCGACTTACTTCTCGCACCCGAAATCAGCCGACGGTTTTACTCTTTCTCACCAAGACGCGGGGATTCGCGAGTTCTGGATCGAGCACGGACGTCGTTGCCGTGAGATCGGCGCCGAAATGGGGAAGGCATTGGGCACACCCTGCATCAACAACGTTTGGATCCCAGATGGCTACAAAGATACCCCAGTCGATCGCAGAGGACCGCGAGAGAGGCTGGGGCAATCCCTGGATGCAATATTTGCTGACGCTATCGATCCCCAGCACAATCGAGACGCCGTCGAGTGCAAGCTTTTTGGAATTGGCTCCGAGAGTTACGTCGTTGGTTCCCACGAGTTCTATCTCGGTTACGCGGTCAAGAACAACAAGCTGCTTTGCCTTGATGCGGGACACTTTCACCCGACCGAGGTGATCTCCGATAAAATCTCCTCCGTCCTTCAGTCGGTCGAAGAGATTCTGTTGCACGTTAGCCGTGGCGTTCGTTGGGATAGTGATCATGTCGTGACCTATACGGACGAGTTGCAGGCCATCGCTCAGGAAATCGTACGCGGTGGCTATTTGGGACGCGTTCACATCGGCCTCGACTTCTTCGACGCAAGCATTAATCGCATCGCAGCCTGGGTAATTGGAACGCGGGCCACCTTGCGAGCACTACTGAACGCTCTTCTCGAACCGGTTGAACTGCTCAAGGAACAAGAAGCTGAGGGGGACCTGACTTCGCGACTGGCTTGGTTGGAAGAAAGCAAGAATCTGCCGCTCGGGGCAGTTTGGGACTACTACTGTCAGAAACAGGACGTGCCGGTTGGCCCCGCATGGCTGCAAGACGTCAAACAGTACGAAGAGAAAACCCTCAGCGAACGAAACTAG
- a CDS encoding TIGR03792 family protein, with the protein MNQALNKFISLRVSLGLLAFLPVDEPALAQDSPKSVVEELTFQVEPDAVASFLQQDHRIWTATLSKQPGFLRKATWTSRKKQNNVRLIIHWRSQADWHSVPPSVLKETEEEFAAAMKNVGEYKLIGVNAWEEVSVRHHPRHLARVSDSVGEWHRQATNIVIEKDLSYGQRKRYRALPLKAAIASMFDLSSYDLATTKVVFHCKDDYQASMQLENALASAGWLALSDLEAPELSDWIPISKGGKEKFPGPSYVVWKEQLGSYQEYPWPYAILSIELVSEQDTKEADAIHSE; encoded by the coding sequence ATGAACCAAGCATTGAACAAATTCATTAGCCTGAGAGTCTCGCTGGGCTTGCTTGCATTTCTTCCTGTGGACGAACCAGCTCTGGCTCAAGACTCCCCCAAGAGTGTTGTCGAAGAATTAACTTTTCAAGTCGAGCCCGATGCCGTGGCCAGCTTTTTACAGCAAGACCATCGCATCTGGACGGCGACGCTCAGCAAGCAGCCAGGATTCCTTCGTAAGGCCACGTGGACCTCTCGCAAAAAGCAAAACAACGTGCGGCTAATCATTCACTGGCGTTCGCAGGCTGATTGGCATTCGGTACCACCAAGTGTACTTAAAGAAACAGAGGAAGAATTTGCTGCTGCGATGAAGAACGTAGGCGAATACAAACTCATCGGCGTTAACGCCTGGGAAGAAGTTTCCGTAAGGCACCACCCGAGACACCTCGCGAGAGTGAGCGATTCCGTAGGCGAATGGCATCGTCAGGCGACCAACATCGTAATCGAGAAGGATCTCTCGTACGGACAGCGAAAACGCTACCGAGCTTTGCCTCTAAAGGCTGCGATTGCTTCGATGTTCGACCTCTCCAGCTACGATCTCGCCACAACAAAAGTTGTTTTTCATTGCAAAGACGATTATCAGGCGAGCATGCAACTGGAAAACGCTCTCGCTTCAGCCGGCTGGCTGGCTCTCTCGGATCTCGAGGCGCCCGAGCTTTCCGATTGGATCCCAATCAGCAAAGGCGGGAAGGAAAAGTTCCCCGGTCCGAGCTATGTCGTTTGGAAAGAACAACTAGGAAGCTATCAGGAATACCCCTGGCCGTATGCCATCTTGAGCATCGAACTCGTTTCAGAACAAGACACTAAAGAAGCCGACGCAATCCATTCAGAGTAG
- the nhaR gene encoding transcriptional activator NhaR, with protein sequence MDWLNYHHLLYFYTVAKHGNMTQAAEHLHLSQPTLSSQIKKLETSVGQKLFSRTGRTMVLTETGQTVFRYADEIFSIGKELSEVLKGKASKSRRRLIVGVTDVLPKLIVYELLKPAMSIEDEVQIQCFEGKLQDLLAELALHRFDLVLADSPLTPDANVRAYNHLLGECDATVFGTKELAQKYKKNFPKSLSDAPMLLPLQSTTLRRQLEQWFDTHEIMPDVVHEFEDSAVIKIFGQAGHGLFVAPSVIEKDVCQRYSVEIVGKLTEVKERFYAISVERRLKHPAVLAISKAAKNRFEE encoded by the coding sequence GTGGATTGGCTCAATTATCACCACCTCCTTTACTTCTACACCGTCGCAAAGCATGGCAATATGACGCAAGCGGCAGAGCACCTTCATCTCTCGCAACCGACGCTCAGTAGCCAGATCAAAAAACTCGAGACTTCCGTTGGCCAAAAGCTCTTCTCGCGGACGGGAAGAACCATGGTCCTGACGGAAACGGGGCAAACCGTCTTTCGATACGCCGACGAAATCTTCTCCATTGGAAAAGAGCTTTCCGAAGTCTTGAAGGGAAAGGCTTCAAAGAGTCGGCGACGTCTCATCGTGGGCGTAACTGACGTGTTGCCTAAACTGATCGTCTACGAACTCCTCAAGCCAGCAATGTCGATTGAGGATGAAGTGCAGATTCAGTGCTTCGAGGGCAAGCTTCAGGATCTACTAGCCGAACTCGCCCTTCATCGCTTCGATCTTGTCCTCGCCGACTCGCCGTTGACACCCGATGCAAATGTCCGGGCCTACAACCACTTACTGGGCGAATGTGACGCAACCGTATTCGGCACCAAAGAGCTTGCGCAGAAATATAAGAAAAACTTTCCGAAGTCGCTCTCCGACGCTCCCATGCTCTTGCCGCTGCAAAGCACAACGTTGCGCAGACAGCTTGAGCAATGGTTTGATACGCATGAGATTATGCCGGATGTGGTTCACGAATTTGAAGACAGTGCCGTCATCAAGATTTTTGGACAAGCAGGTCACGGGCTTTTCGTCGCCCCGAGCGTGATCGAAAAAGACGTGTGCCAACGATATTCGGTCGAAATCGTAGGGAAGCTGACAGAAGTCAAGGAGCGATTCTACGCAATTTCTGTTGAGCGACGCCTCAAGCACCCCGCGGTACTCGCGATATCCAAAGCGGCGAAAAATCGGTTCGAAGAATAA